The Deinococcus cellulosilyticus NBRC 106333 = KACC 11606 region ATGAGAGACCTCCGGTGAATCCGCAACGCATCCGTTCACGCAGCCGCTTTCTGGTGGCGGTCAGCATCCTCTTGTTCACCCCTTTGCTGTACCGCTATGCACAACTGGAATTCCACCTCCCCCACACCCCTGCCCTGAATGCCGCACCTTTGCGGGGGCGCCTGATCACCGAGGATGGCAGCGTCCTCGCCCAGAGCCTGACCCTCCCGGACGGCTCGCAGGACAGGCGGTACCCACAAGGGAGGCTTGCCGGGGCGTTGATCGGGGTGCTGGGCACCGACGAGGGCCTCTCCGGTCTCGAAAGGTCCCACCAGCAGGACCTGCAGGCCGGACGGGACGTGATCCTCACCCTGCAGCCGTGGATGCAGGCCTCCCTGGAAGCCCACCTGGACCGGCGTGCCCGGGCCCACCTCGGGGTGAGTGGGGCCGGGGTGATCCTGGAAACCCACACCGGCAAAATACTCGCGGCGGCCTCGTGGCCCCCTCTTGAGCCTGCCCGCTGGCGCGACCACCCCCGTGAACGCTGGAAGAACCGTCCCTTGGTGGATTCCCTGGAGCCCGGGAGTGTCATCAAGGCCCTCACGGTGGCGTCCCTGCTGGATCAGGGCCTCACCCACCCGGAGGAACGGTTTGACACCCCCATGACCCGCCGGGTGGGACGGCACACCCTGCACGATGCGGTCTCACACCCCCCATCCCTCACCACCCGGGAGATTCTGAGGTACTCCAGCAACGTCGGCATGAGCCAGTTGATTGAGCGCGTCTCCTCCGAGCAGATGCACTGGTTTCTGCGGCAGGTGGGCTTCGGACAGGACACCCCCCTGGACGGGCTTTACGCCGAAGACGGGGTGCTGCACCCCTGGCAGAAGTGGAGCGACATCCAGAAAGCCAACATCAGCTTCGGGCAGGGTTTCACGGCCAACACCTTGCAGGTCGCTGCGGCCTTCAACGTGCTGGCCAACGATGGGCGTTACGTCCCCCCTCACCTGGTGACTGCAGAGCGGGTGTGGGACCACCGGCAGGTGATTTCCCCCCAGACCTCCCAGACCATGCGGGAGGTGCTGCGGCGGGTGGTGGAAGACGGCATCCAGAAGAACGCCGGCATCCACGGGTACGGCATTGCCGGGAAGAGCAGCACCGCGCAGGTGGTGGTGAACGGACGGTACTCCAGTGAGGTGTACAACAGCCTCTTCGCGGGTTTCTTCCCCAGCAACCACCCGAAGGTCACGGTGGTGGTGATGGTGCACGGGGCACAAAAAGACCATTACGGCTCCCAGCTGGCCGCCCCGATCTTCCGGGATGTGGCGGCGGACCTGATGTCCCAATGGGGCCTGCCCCCCGAGGCTCAGGAAGGGCAGGTGGCAGGAAGGTGAAAGGCTTCAGGTTCACCCTCCCTTCCCCTCAACCGGTGCCTGAGCCTCCTGCAAGCACCTGGGTGGAGCGGATCCAGGGGCATTATGGCAGCAAACTGCGCCCGGTGCCCCTCCCACAACTCCCCCTGGAAGAGGGCACCCGGCGGTTCCTGGAGCACCCTGGACTGCCCGCCCCGATGTTCGGCAATGGTCCTTTCGGGGTGTTCGTGTTGCACGACCCGTTCGTGCGCACCTTCAGACAACAGACGCTCCTGGTGCTCGGTCAGGTGTTCACCGGGGGGCAACTGGTGGTCCACCTGCAAGACGGGCACATCTCGGTGTTGAAACACAACACGTTGCTTTTCCTGAACACCCACCTGCAGCACTTCGTGGTGTTCCACCTGCTGTACGAGAGATTGCACGTTCACGCCCCCCTGGACGTGCGTGTGCCGTTCGAAGTGCAACTGCAGATCCGGGCAGAGCGCCTGGAAAGGCAGTTCTCGGAGGTGGACCGACCCGCCCTCACCGGCCAGCACGGCTGGCGCAGGTGCCTGCAGGGTGTGCTGGAGACCAGTGAGGAAGCCTGACAGTTGGGAGGTGCACACGCCAGGGGAAGCTTTTGACCTCAGAGGCAGCACCTGCAAGCAGAGCCCTGAAATGAACCTTTCATGCCGCAACGATTGTGACCTTTCGCTCAAAACACATTGGCGGTCAATGACCATAATGAACCTGATCCAAAGACAACTGGAAATCCCCTGAAGCGGACCTTTCCGGTTGCCCACAGGAGGCCCCATGGCCTTTTCTCCATCCCCAGCATCCTCTCCCCTTCCCGGGACCAGGACACCCTCCGACTACCAGAAGCCCCGCCTGCACAAAGCCGGACAGTGGCAGAACCTCACCTTGCAGGCCGGCTCTGTGGGAATCTGCAATCCCTACGTGGATCCGGATTGCTGATGAACACCCCACGCCTCTCCTCGATCCTGGCCCTGGGTGTGCTGCTCTCGGCTTGTGGCACCTCCGGCCTCCCTGAAAACCCCCAACGGTTTGAGGTCCTCGGCACCCTGGACCTCACGGTGGGTGAATCCACCCGGGTCTCCCCGCAGGACCTGACGGTGACCGGCATTCAATTGCGCGCAGTTCGCAGTTCCACCGTGGACTCGGGCGGGTACCGTTACATTTCCACCACGTACCAGGTCCGCAATGCCAGCCTTGCTGGCGAACCGAGCCCCACCAGCAAGACCAACGTCACGTTCGTGGCGGTGGACACCCAGAACACCCTCCTCAACACCGCGGTGCGCACCCTCAAGAAGGCCGACGGCACGGTCGCCAACCCCGCCCTGGCCCTGCAGGTGCTCCCATCCGGGCATCTCGCACCGGACGGGTCGGTCAGCGGCACCCAGAGCTTTCAGGCGTTCACCTTCAGTGAAACCAGCACCCTCAACGGACTCCCAACCAGCATCGAGAATGTGCTCCCCTACGGTTACGTGGTGGACCGTACGGGTGGAGGCCGCACCCTGGATGCCAACCCGGCCACGGGCGATTACCAGGGCACCGTGACGGTGTCGGTGAAGGTGCCCCTGCAGACCCCCATTGAGAACACCCCCACCAGTGTCACCCTCTCAATGATTTACGTGGAGGACAGTGTCACCCAGGTGACCGAGTCCCTGGAAGAACAACCCGACCCCACCCTCCTGAATTCCCGGGCCTCCACTGCCGGAGCGGAGCGCATCAACGTGCTGGCAGGCAGCACCTTCACCGGAAGCTACACCCGCACCCTCTGTTACGTTCCCACCGCAGGGGACGGCAGCAGCACCCTGGTGCATCAGGCGCCGATCGTGGGTGGCCGCATGGCGTGCTGTGCTGTGGACTTGCCCCGATCCTCTTTGCTGCAGGGGCA contains the following coding sequences:
- a CDS encoding peptidoglycan D,D-transpeptidase FtsI family protein, with product MNPQRIRSRSRFLVAVSILLFTPLLYRYAQLEFHLPHTPALNAAPLRGRLITEDGSVLAQSLTLPDGSQDRRYPQGRLAGALIGVLGTDEGLSGLERSHQQDLQAGRDVILTLQPWMQASLEAHLDRRARAHLGVSGAGVILETHTGKILAAASWPPLEPARWRDHPRERWKNRPLVDSLEPGSVIKALTVASLLDQGLTHPEERFDTPMTRRVGRHTLHDAVSHPPSLTTREILRYSSNVGMSQLIERVSSEQMHWFLRQVGFGQDTPLDGLYAEDGVLHPWQKWSDIQKANISFGQGFTANTLQVAAAFNVLANDGRYVPPHLVTAERVWDHRQVISPQTSQTMREVLRRVVEDGIQKNAGIHGYGIAGKSSTAQVVVNGRYSSEVYNSLFAGFFPSNHPKVTVVVMVHGAQKDHYGSQLAAPIFRDVAADLMSQWGLPPEAQEGQVAGR
- a CDS encoding SUKH-4 family immunity protein; its protein translation is MKGFRFTLPSPQPVPEPPASTWVERIQGHYGSKLRPVPLPQLPLEEGTRRFLEHPGLPAPMFGNGPFGVFVLHDPFVRTFRQQTLLVLGQVFTGGQLVVHLQDGHISVLKHNTLLFLNTHLQHFVVFHLLYERLHVHAPLDVRVPFEVQLQIRAERLERQFSEVDRPALTGQHGWRRCLQGVLETSEEA